The DNA segment ACGGCTCTGGGCGCCGCGCACATGGCGGTATCCAGCGATGTCGACGCTGCCGAACTGCGCCGCCGCGTGACCTCGCCAAATGGCACCACAGAGGCCGCGATCAAGTCATTCCAGGCTAATGGCTTCGAAGCCCTGGTGGAAAAAGCACTCGGCGCCGCCGCGCACCGCTCGGCCGAAATGGCCGAACAACTGGGCAAATAAGGAGCCTTACATGATTGGATTGAACACTGCAGCCGTTTACGTGCTGCAAACCCTCGGCAGTCTGTACCTGCTGATCGTGCTGTTGCGCTTCGTCCTGCAACTGGTGCGCGCGAACTTCTACAACCCGCTGTGCCAATTCGTGGTCAAGGCTACCCAGCCGCTGCTCAAACCACTGCGCCGGATCATCCCGAGCATCTTCGGCCTCGACATGTCGTCGCTGGTGCTGGCGATTCTGGTGCAACTGGCGCTGATGGCCCTGACCCTGCTGCTGACCTACGGCACCACCGGCAACCCGCTGCAACTGTTTATCTGGTCGATCATCGGCGTCACCGCGCTGTTCCTGAAGATTTTCTTCTTCGCCCTGATCATCAGCGTGATCCTGTCGTGGGTCGCCCCGGGCAGCCACAACCCGGGCGCTGAACTGGTGAACCAGATCTGCGAGCCGGCGCTGGCACCGTTCCGCCGCATCCTGCCGAACCTCGGCGGTCTCGACCTGTCGCCGATCTTCGCCTTTCTGGCGCTGAAGCTGATCGACATGCTGGTGATCAACAATCTGGCGGCAATGACCATGATGCCGGACATCCTGCGCCTGCTGATGTGAGCTGGTTTCGCTGGGACGGCGACGATCTGATCCTCGAATGTCACCTGCAACCGGCAGCCCGTAGCGATGATTTCGCCGGGCTGCACGGTGACCGCCTGAAGATCCGCCTCACCGCGCCGCCGGTCGAGGGCAAGGCCAATGCGTATTTGATGGGCTTTCTGGCCAAGGCGTTTGGGGTGTCCAAGAGCCAGGTCAGTTTGCTCAGCGGCGAGTTGAACCGGCAGAAACGGGTGAAGATCTGTGCGCCGAAGAAGCTGCCGGAGTTGGCGGGATTGGTGCGTCCAGCCTGATCCACTGTGGTGAGGGGATTTATCCCCGATGGGTCGCGAAGCGGCCCCCTTGTTGCTGCCAACCTCATTCTCTCTGCACGGCCAAAGATTACAGGGCTGCTACGCAGCCATCGGGGATAAATCCCCTCACCACAAGGACTTCGCTCAATCAACGATCAGGCCCGATCGTTGCTTGCCGCTAACCCCCATGCTCTTTAGACTTACGCCTCATTTCAACGAGAGCAGGGTCGATGCCAGCTGCCTTTCCCCCCGATTCTGTTGGTCTGGTGACGCCGCAAACGGCGCACTTCAGTGAACCTCTGGCTCTGGCCTGTGGCCGTTCGCTGCCTGCCTACGACCTGATCTACGAAACCTACGGCACGCTGAACGCACAGGCGAGCAACGCCGTGCTGATCTGCCACGCCTTGTCTGGTCATCATCACGCTGCCGGCTATCACAGCCCCGACGACCGCAAGCCCGGTTGGTGGGACAGCTGCATCGGCCCGGGCAAACCGATCGACACCAATAAGTTCTTCGTGGTCAGCCTGAACAATCTGGGCGGCTGCAACGGCTCCACCGGCCCGAGCAGTATCAACCCGGAAACCGGCAAGCCGTTCGGCGCCGACTTCCCGGTGCTCACCGTGGAAGACTGGGTGCACAGTCAGGCGCGTCTGGCTGATCTGCTCGGCATTCGTCAGTTCGCCGCCGTCATCGGCGGCAGCCTCGGCGGCATGCAGGCGTTGCAATGGACCATCACTTACCCGGATCGCGTGCGCCACTGCCTGGCCATCGCCTCGGCCCCCAAGCTGTCGGCGCAGAACATCGCCTTCAACGAAGTGGCGCGCCAGGCGATCCTCACCGACCCGGAGTTCCACGGCGGTTCGTTCCAGGAAGCGGGCGTGATCCCCAAGCGCGGGCTGATGCTGGCGCGGATGGTCGGGCACATCACCTACCTGTCCGACGACTCGATGGGCGAGAAATTCGGCCGTGGCCTGAAGAGCGAAAAACTCAACTACGACTTCCACAGTGTCGAGTTCCAGGTCGAAAGCTACCTGCGCTATCAGGGTGAAGAGTTTTCCGGGCGTTTCGACGCCAATACCTATCTGTTAATGACCAAGGCACTGGACTACTTCGATCCGGCGGCGAACTTCGACGATAACCTGGCGAAAACTTTCGAAAACGCCACCGCCAAGTTCTGCGTGATGTCGTTCACCACCGACTGGCGCTTCTCCCCGGCCCGCTCGCGGGAGCTGGTGGACGCGCTGATGGCGGCACGCAAAGACGTCAGCTACCTGGAAATCGACGCGCCACAGGGCCACGACGCCTTCCTGATTCCGATCCCACGCTATTTGCAGGCGTTCGGCAATTACATGAACCGAATTACGGTGTGAACAAGCCATGAGAGCTGATCTGGAAATCATCCAGGAATGGATCCCCGCCGGCAGCCGCGTGCTCGACCTCGGTTGCGGCGACGGCGAACTGCTGACCTGGCTGCGCGACAACAAGAACGTCACCGGTTATGGCCTGGAAAACGACGCCGATAACATCGCCGAGTGCGTGGCCAAGGGCATCAACGTCATCGAGCAGGACCTGGACAAGGGGCTGGGCAACTTCGCCAGCAACAGTTTCGACATCGTCGTCATGACCCAGGCCCTGCAAGCCGTGCATTACCCGGACAAGATCCTCGACGAAATGCTGCGGGTCGGTCGTCAGTGCATCATCACCTTCCCCAACTTCGGTCACTGGCGCTGCCGCTGGTATCTGGCAAGCAAGGGCCGGATGCCGGTCTCCGAGTTTCTGCCGTACACCTGGTACAACACGCCGAACATTCACTTCTGCACCTTCGAAGATTTTGAAGAACTTTGTCGCGAACGTGATGCGAAGGTCATTGATCGGCTTGCCGTGGATCAACAGCACCGTCACGGGTGGGCCAGTAAGCTATGGCCTAATCTGTTAGGTGAGATTGGTATCTACCGCGTCAGCAGCCCGGTGCTTGCAGATCATCGGGTCGCGGTCTGAACCACGACATTTCGAGGAGAACGATCATGGGTCGTCTAGCCCTGTTGTTACTGACCGCCTGCCTGAGCGCCAGCGCCATGGCGGCGGACGTCATCAAAAGCGAGCGCCAGGAAACCTTCGGCGACGTGACGGTGCACTACAACACCTTCAACTCCACCTACCTGCAGCCGGACATCGCCAAAGCGGCCGAACTGATCCGCAGCAACAATCAGGGCGTGATCAACGTCTCGCTGATCAAGGACGGCAAACCGCTGAGCGCCAACGTCACCGGCACGGTCAAAGACCTGACCAGCCAGAGCGTGCCGCTGAACTTCCGCCAGGTCACCGAACAGGGCGCGATCTACTACATCGCCCAGTACCCGGTGGAACAACAGGAAACCCGCACCTTTGAAATCAAGGTGCAGACGGGCGACAAGATCAACACCATCAATTTCAACCAAGAACTCTTTCCCGGCGAATGATGAACATCAAGCAGCTCGTACTGGCCAGCCATAACGCCGGCAAACTCAAGGAACTCCAGGCCATGCTCGGCGACTCGGTGCAACTGCGCTCGATCGGCGAATGGAGCAAGGTCGAGCCGGAAGAAACCGGCCTGTCGTTCGTCGAGAACGCGATCCTCAAGGCGCGCAATGCCGCGCGCATCTCAGGCCTGCCGGCGCTGGCCGATGATTCCGGTCTGGCGGTGGATTTCCTCGGCGGCGCGCCGGGCATCTATTCGGCACGCTACGCCGATGGCAAGGGCGATGCGGCGAACAACGCAAAACTGCTCGACGCCCTCAAAGATGTGCCTGAAGCCGAGCGCGGCGCGCAGTTCGTCTGCGTGCTGGCACTGGTGCGTCACGCCGATGATCCATTGCCGATTCTCTGCGAAGGTCTGTGGCACGGACGCATCCTGACCGCCGCCAGCGGCGAGCACGGTTTCGGCTACGACCCGCTGTTCTGGGTGCCGGAGCGAGAGGTGTCCAGCGCCGAACTGAGCCCGGCCGACAAGAACCGGATCAGCCACCGCGCCCGTGCAATGGATCTGCTGCGCCAGCGTCTGGGCCTGAAATGACCGACAGCCACCCCGCGTCGTCGCTGATCATCGGCGGCGCCGCCTCTTCGCCTCGGGCGCCGCTGCCTACGCTGCCGCCTCTGGCGCTGTACATCCACATCCCGTGGTGTGTGCGCAAATGCCCGTATTGCGATTTCAACTCGCACACCGCCAGCCCAGTGCTGCCGGAACAGGAATACGTCGACGCGTTGCTGGCCGATCTCGATCAGGATCTGCACGGGGTGTACGGCCGTCAGATCAGTTCGATCTTCTTCGGTGGCGGTACGCCGAGTCTGTTCAGCGCCGAAGCGCTCGGGCGCTTGCTCAAAGGCGTCGAGCAGCGCATCCCGTTCGCCCACGACATCGAGATCACCCTGGAAGCCAATCCCGGCACCTTCGAGCAAGAGAAGTTCGTTGCGTACCGCAAGCTGGGGATCAATCGCCTGTCGATCGGCATCCAGAGCTTCCAGCAGCAGAAACTCGAAGCGCTCGGACGTATCCACAACGGTGACGAAGCGGTGCGCGCGGCGGGAATGGCGCGCCAGGCCGGGTTCGATAACTTCAACCTCGACTTGATGCACGGCTTGCCGGATCAGTCGCTGGACGATGCCTTGAGCGATCTGCGCCAGGCCATCGAACTGAAACCGACGCACATCTCCTGGTATCAGCTGACACTGGAGCCGAACACGGTGTTCTGGAACCAGCCGCCGGTGCTGCCGGAAGACGACACGCTGTGGGACATTCAGGAAGCCGGGCAAGCGCTGCTGGCCGCGCACGGTTACGTGCAATACGAAGTCTCGGCCTACGCGCAGCCTGGGCGCCCGGCGCGGCATAACCTCAATTACTGGAGTTTCGGCGACTTCATCGGCATCGGTGCCGGCGCCCACGGCAAGCTCAGCCATCCGGACGGGCGCATCGTCCGCACCTGGAAGACACGCCTGCCGAAGGACTATCTCAACCCGGCCAAAAGTTTCCAGGCCGGCGAGAAAGCCCTGAGCAACGACGAGATGCCGTTCGAGTTCCTGATGAACGCTTTGCGCCTGACGGCCGGGGTGGAATCACACCTGTACCCCGAGCGCACCGGCCTGCCGCTGGAAAGTCTCGCCGAACACCGCCGCGAGGCCGAACAAAGCGGCCTGATGCAGGTCGAACCGTCACGTCTGGCGGCCACCGAGCGCGGACAACTGTTTCTCAACGATTTGCTGCAGAAATTTCTGAGCTGAGCCCTAACGGCCGCCCCAAGGAAAACCGCATGGATTTGATACTCGATCTGCTCGCCACCGTGTCCCGCTGGAGCCGCAGCAACCTCTCGGAAATCGCCCTGGCGCTGGTGGGCTGCCTGCTGGTGCTGTTCGGCGCCGACTTCAAAGGCTGGGTCGAACAACGCCTTGGCAGCATCGCCGGCGCCCTGCGCGTACCGCTGATGGCCCTGCTGTGCGTGATCGGCAGCGGCGCCGCACTGATCTACGCCACACCGTGGGTGGTCAAGGGCCTGAGCCAGTTCAACAACTACAGCCTGGCACCGGTGTTGCTGGTGGTCCTCGTCCTTATTGGCGTAGTCGCCGACCGCCGCTGAATCCAATACCCCCCAAAACAACTGTGGGAGCGGGCTTGCTCGCGAAGGCGTCGGATCAGTCAACATCAACGTTGAATGATCCACTGCTTTCGCGAGCAAGCCCGCTCCCACAGTTGATCGCAATGACAGGGACGTTCATGAGCAAAAAACTGTTGGACGAGACAAGCAAATTTCTCAGCTTCGTGTTGCGCCATGAACCTCAGGCGGTTGGTCTGACGCTGGATTCTGAAGGCTGGGCGAATATCGACGCACTGATCAGCGGCGCTATGGGTGACGGTCGTAAACTGGATCGCGAACTGATTGAAGCAGTCGTTACAAGTAGCGACAAAAAGCGCTTCTCGATTTCCGAGGACGGCCAACTGATTCGTGCGGTTCAGGGCCATTCAACGAAAAGCGTGGATCTGCAGTTTGAGCAGAAACAGCCCCCGCAAATGCTGTATCACGGCACGGCGACGCGCTTTCTTGAGTCAATCAAAGAACAAGGCCTGATCCCGGGATCACGCCATCACGTGCACCTTTCCCAAGACATCGACACCGCTACGGCGGTCGGGCAGCGCTACGGCACCGTGGTGATTCTGAAAGTCGCCGCACGACAAATGGAAGAACAGGGTTTGAAGTTCTATCAGGCCGAAAACGGTGTCTGGCTTACAGAACAGGTGCCGGCTCGATTTCTTTCCACCCTGTAATTTCTGAGCACACAAAACAACTGTGGGAGCGGGCTTGCTCGCGAAGGCGTCGTATCAGTCAACATCAACGTTGAATGATCCACCGCTTTCGCGAGCAAGGCCGCTCCCACACTGGGTTTTGCGTGATGCTTAGGAGATTTTCTCGAACTTCAGATCCCACACGCCATGCCCAAGACGTTCGCCGCGGCGTTCGAACTTGGTGATCGGCCGTTCGGCCGGGCGTGGTACGCATTTGCCGTCTTCGGCGAGGTTGCGGTAGCCCGGGGCGACGTTCATCACTTCCAGCATGTACTCGGCGTACGGCTCCCAGTCGGTGGCCATGTGCAGGATGCCGCCAACCTTCAGCTTGCTGCGCACCAGTTCGGCGAAGGACGCCTGAACGATACGACGCTTGTGGTGACGGCTCTTATGCCATGGATCCGGGAAGAACAGCATCAGGCGATCGAGGCTGTTGTCGGCGATGCAGCGGTTGAGCACTTCGATCGCGTCGCAATCGTAGACCCGCAGGTTGGTCAGGCCCTGAGTCAGCACGCCATTGAGCAGCGCGCCGACACCGGGACGGTGCACTTCCACACCGATGAAGTCCTGATCCGGCGCCGCCGCGGCCATTTCCAGCAGCGAGTGGCCCATGCCGAAACCGATCTCCAGCGAGCGCGGCGCCGAACGGCCGAACACCTGATCGTAATCCACCGGCGCGTCGGCCAGCGGCAGCACGTACAGCGGCGCGCCCTGATCCAGACCACGTTGCTGGCCTTCGGTCATGCGCCCGGCGCGCATCACGAAGCTCTTGATGCGGCGGTGTTGGCGCTCGTCGCCCTCTTCCGTCTGGAGAGGCGTGTCGTTCGATTCAGTCATCAATGGCTCTTACTTGATCAGACCATCCAGCGGCGAAGAGGCGCTGGCATAGAGTTTTTTCGGCATGCGGCCGGCGAGGTAGGCCAGACGGCCCGCGACGATCGCGTGTTGCATGGCTTGGGCCATCATCACCGGTTGTTGGGCGTGGGCGATGGCCGAGTTCATCAGCACGGCGTCACAGCCCAGCTCCATGGCGATGGTGGCGTCGGAAGCGGTACCGACACCAGCATCCACCAGCACCGGAATTTTCGCTTCTTCGAGGATGATCTGCAGGTTGTACGGGTTGCAGATCCCCAGACCGGAACCGATCAGACCGGCCAGCGGCATGACCGCGATGCAGCCGATTTCCGCCAGTTGCCGGGCGATGATCGGGTCATCACTGGTGTAAACCATCACGTCGAAGCCTTCCTTGACCAGCGTTTCGGCGGCCTTGAGGGTTTCGATCACGTTGGGGAACAGGGTTTTCTGGTCGGCCAGCACTTCCAGCTTCACCAGGTTGTGACCATCGAGCAGCTCACGGGCCAGGCGGCAGGTGCGCACGGCTTCGATAGCGTCGTAGCAACCGGCGGTGTTCGGCAGGAAGGTGTAGCGATCCGGCGACAGCACGTCGAGCAGGTTCGGCTCGCCTTCGATCTGGCCCAGATTAGTGCGGCGCACGGCGAAGGTGACGATCTCGGCACCCGAGGCTTCGATGGCCTGACGGGTTTCTTCCATGTCACGGTACTTGCCGGTACCGACCAGCAAACGCGACTGGTAAGTACGACCGGCCAGAACGAAAGGCTTGTCGCTACGAACGATGCTCATGGGGAATCCTCTTTAAGGGTGAGGGTCTTGCAGAATTCTGTGCCCTTGCGGACCCGGCGGCTAGCCGCCGCCGATGGCGTGCACCACTTCGACGTTGTCGCCGTCGTTGAGCACGGTGTCGGCATGCTGGCTGCGTGGAACGATGTCCAGATTGAGTTCGACTGCCACCCGGCGTCCGGTCAGTTCCAGGCGGGTGATCAGGGCCGCAACGGTTTCACCGTCGGGCAGTTCAAGGGATTCGCCGTTCAACTGAATGCGCATGCGCCAGGCCGCCATCATTTTTAGGGGGTGGCATTCTAGCCCGATCATGACCTAAAGGTCAGCACCAAGCGTCAAGCGGTTACTGCAGGCGCCAGGCGGCCAGTCCAAGGCACAGCCAGCCGAGCAGAAACGCCAGACCGCCGAACGGGGTGATGATGCCGAGCTTGCTGATGCCGGTGGTGGTCAGCACATACAGACTGCCGGAGAACAACAGGATGCCGACGGCGAACGAGATACCGGCCCAGGTCACCAGCCGTCCCTGAATCTGCGTAGCCAGCAGCGCAACGCCGAACAGCGCCAGGGTGTGCACCAGTTGATAGGTCACACCGGTGTGGAAAATCGCCAGATACTCGGGGGTCAGGCGGCTCTTCAGGCCATGAGCGGCGAAGGCGCCCAGGCCCACACCGGTAAAACCAAAGAAAGCGGCCAGCATCAGAAAGCCACGCAGCATGTGGAACTCCAGTCAGACTCGTTCGGCAGGGTCTGTATAATGGCCCGCTCTATCGGTTCGGCCAAGCCATCTCTATGCTGCGTTCACTTTTGCGTCGTCTCACGAAGGCCCTGCTCTGGTTCGCGGGCGGCAGTGTATTGCTGGTGTTGCTGTTTCGCTTCGTGCCACCGCCGGGCACGGCGCTGATGGTCGAGCGCAAGATCGAATCCTGGGTCGACGGCGAGCCGATTGACCTGCAGCGTACCTGGAAGCCGTGGGACGAGATCTCCGACGACCTCAAGGTCGCGGTCATGGCCGGCGAAGACCAGAAATTTCCCGAGCACTGGGGTTTTGACTTCGGCGCGATCCAGGCTGCATTGGCCCACAACGAGCTCGGCGGTTCGATTCGCGGCGCCAGCACTTTGAGCCAGCAAGTCTCCAAGAACCTGTTTCTGTGGTCGGGCCGCAGTTATCTGCGCAAAGGCCTGGAGGCGTGGTTTACCGCGCTGATCGAGGTGTTCTGGCCCAAGCAGCGGATTCTTGAGGTTTATCTGAACAGCGTCGAGTGGGACGACGGGGTGTTTGGTGCCGAAGCGGCGGCACGCCATCACTTTGGCGTGAGCGCCAAGTCGTTATCGCGGCAGCAGGCGAGCTATCTGGCGGCGGTGCTGCCCAACCCGCGAGTGTGGAGCGCCAGCCATCCTACGGCTTATGTGTCACGCCGGGCCGGGTGGATTCGGCAGCAGATGAGCCAGTTGGGCGGGACCAGTTATCTGCTGGGGCTCAACGATTCGCGCCGGGCGCCTTGGGCCGAATAACGCAGAAGATCTCCTGTGGGAGCGGGCTTGCTCGCGAAAGCGGTGTGTCAGCTTGCATTGATGTCACTGATAAACCGCATTCGCGAGCAGGCTCACTCCTACAGGAATTTGTGTTGAGCCAGAAACGAAAACGCCCCGATCATCGCTGATCGGGGCGTTTTTTATTGCCTGAGCGCCGGTTATGCGGCGATCGACAACTTGAGCTTGTTCATCGCGCTCTTCTCGAGCTGACGGATTCGCTCGGCCGACACGTTGTACTTCTGCGCCAGGTCGTGCAGCGTGGCTTTCTCTTCTGCCAGCCAGCGCTGGTAGAGGATGTCGCGGCTACGTTCGTCCAGCACTTCCAGCGCTTCGTGCAGGTTGTGGTTGGAGTTGTCGCTCCAGTCGGCATCTTCCAGTTGACGCGCCGGGTCGTACCGGTGGTCTTCCAGGTAGTTGGCCGGCGACTGGAAAGCACTGTCGTCATCGGCTTCAGCAGCCGGATCGAAGGCCATGTCATGACCGGTCAGACGGCTTTCCATCTCGCGCACTTCACGTGGTTCGACGCCAAGGCTTTCCGCCACACGGTGGACTTCCTCGTTGTTCAGCCACGCCAGACGTTTCTTCTGGCTGCGCAGGTTGAAGAACAGCTTGCGCTGGGCCTTGGTGGTCGCGACTTTCACAATGCGCCAGTTGCGCAGGATGAACTCGTGAATTTCCGCCTTGATCCAGTGCACGGCGAACGACACCAGACGCACACCCATTTCCGGGTTGAAGCGCTTCACGGCCTTCATCAGGCCGACGTTGCCTTCCTGGATCAGGTCGGCCTGAGCCAGACCGTAGCCGGAATAGCTACGGGCAATGTGTACGACAAAACGCAGGTGGGCGAGCACCATCTGCCGAGCCGCCCCCAAATCCTGCTCATAGTAGAGACTCTCGGCCAGTTCACGCTCCTGCTCCGGCGTCAGCAATGGAATGCTGTTGACGGTGTGCACATAGGCTTCCAGGTTCGCACCCGGAACCAACGCATACGCAGGTTGCAAAGAATTGGTCATGCGAAAAAACCTCCCACTTACATACTCGTGCCTCTCGGCACTGCGAAAAATTGACCGGGAATTCAAGTACAAGTTCCCAAAAAAACCGCGAGGTCAATCACGCGCAAAAAAGATTCTACTTCGGCGCCAGCTCCCTGAGATGACGTGCGACTGCAATCCATGCACCGATATAACCCAACAGCACCGCGCCAAGCAAGAGCGACAGACCGTCGGCAACTGGCACTCCGGCCAGCGCGAAATCACTGCCGTACAAGCCGGCCAGTCCAACCACCGCGTCGTTCAGCCAGTTTAGGCCGAACGCCAGCACTCCCCAGGACAGAACACCCGCACCGAAGCCATACAACGCGCCCATATAAAGAAAGGGACGACGTACATAGCTGTCAGTGCCGCCGACGAGTTTAATCACTTCTATCTCTGTGCGGCGGTTTTCAATATGAAGACGAATGGTATTGCCTATCACCAAAAGTAATGCAGAAACCAGCAGCACCGTCAGACCGAAGACAAAACGATCACCGAGCTTGAGGATAGCGGCCAGACGCTCGACCCAGACTAGATCAAGTTGCGCCTGTTGTACCTTCGGCAGCTCGGAAAGTTTTTGTCTTAATGCTTCCAGCGTCGGCTTGTCGACTTCCTTCGGGGTCACCAGCACCACGCCCGGCAGCGGGTTTTCCGGCAGCTCGCGCAGGGCCTCGCCCAAACCGGACTGCTGCTGGAACTCCTCCAGCGCCTGATCACGGCCGACATATTCGGCATCAGCAACGCCGGGCATGCCTTTGATCTGCTCGCGCAACGCCTCACCCTGCGCGGGCGTGGCATCCAGCTGCAGGTACAGCGAAATCTGCGCCGCACGCTGCCACGAACCGCCGAGACGCTCGACGTTGTTGATCAGCAGCGACAGGCCCATCGGCAGGCTCAACGCCACGGCCATCACCATGCAGGTGAAAAAGCTGCCGATCGGCTGCTTGCCGAGGCGACGCAGGCTGTCGAGCAGGCTCGCGCGGTGACTTTCGATCCACGAACGCAACAGCGTGGAAAAGTCCGGGCCGTCGTCATCGTCGTGCTTTTTCTTCTTTGGCGGCTGCGGGTCGGCGGCTTTCGGGGCCACGCGCTCGGAAACCTTCGGACTGCGTGTCGCACTCATACGCCGGCCTCCCCGTCTCCGATCAATCGGCCGCGCTGCAAGGTCAGCATGCGGTGGCGCATACGCGCAATCAGGGCCAGATCGTGACTGGCGATCAGCACGCTGGTGCCCAGCCGATTGATGTCTTCGAACACGCCCATGATCTCGGCCGCCAGACGCGGGTCGAGGTTACCGGTAGGTTCGTCCGCCAGCAGCAGGGCCGGACGGTGCACGATGGCGCGAGCGATGCCGACGCGCTGTTGCTGACCGGTGGACAGGTCGCCCGGGTACAGATCGGTTTTATCCGACAGCGCCACGCGCTCCAGCGCCGAATCGACGCGCTTGGCGATTTCGGCCTTGGACAAGCCGAGAATCTGCAGCGGCAGCGCGACGTTGTTGAACACCGTGCGATCGAACAGCAACTGGTGATTCTGGAACACCACGCCGATCTGGCGACGCAGGAACGGAATCTGCGCGTTGCTGATGGTGCTCAGATCCTGCCCGGCCAGCAGCAGTTTGCCGCTGGTCGGACGCTCCATCGCCAGCAACAGGCGCAACAGCGTGGACTTACCGGCACCGGAGTGACCGGTGACAAACAGAAACTCGCCACGACGGACTCGAAAGCTCAGCTCATGCAAGCCGACGTGACCGTTCGGGTAGCGTTTACCGACCTGTTCGAAACGAATCATGAACGCTCCCGCTCGGCAAACAGTGCCTGGACAAAGGGTTCGGCTTCAAAGGTACGCAGATCGTCGATGCCTTCACCGACGCCGATGTAGCGGATCGGCAGGCCAAACTGCTTGGCCAGGGCGAAAATCACCCCGCCCTTGGCGGTACCGTCGAGCTTGGTCAGCGCCAGGCCGGTCAGTTCGACGGTCTGGTTGAATTGCTTGGCCTGGTTGATCGCGTTCTGACCGGTGCCGGCATCGAGCACCAGCAGCACTTCGTGCGGCGCGTCGGCGTCGAGCTTGCCGATCACCCGGCGAACTTTCTTCAGCTCTTCCATCAGGTTGTCTTTGGTGTGCAGACGACCGGCGGTGTCGGCGATCAGCACGTCGATGCCACGGGCCTTGGCGGCCTGCACGGCGTCGAAGATCACCGACGCAGAGTCGGCGCCGGTGTGCTGGGCGATCACCGGGATCTTGTTGCGCTCGCCCCAGACCTGCAACTGCTCAACGGCAGCGGCGCGGAAGGTGTCACCGGCGGCGAGCATGACTTTCTTGCCTTCCAGTTGCAGCTTCTTCGCCAGTTTGCCGATGGTGGTGGTCTTGCCAGCGCCATTGACGCCGACCACCAGAATCACGAACGGCTTGTTCTGCGAGGCAATTTTCAGCGGCTGCTCGACCGGCTTGAGCATCGCCGCCAGCTCGGCCTGCAACGACTTGTACAGCGCGTCGGCGTCGGCCAGTTCTTTGCGGGCGACCTTCTGGGTCAGGCGCTGAATGATCTGGGTGGTGGCTTCAACACCGACGTCGGCGGTCAGCAGCCGGGTTTCCAGCTCATCGAGCAGGTCGTCATCGATGGTTTTACGGCCGAGAAACAGGCTGGCCATGCCCTCGCCGATGCTGGCGCTGGTTTTCGACAGGCCTTGCTTGAGGCGGGCGAAGAAGCCGACTTTGGTTTCTTCGCTGCGCGGGGCTTCCACTGGCGTTTCAGCAACCACTTCCACCGGCACAACCGGAGCAGCGACGACCGGT comes from the Pseudomonas sp. RSB 5.4 genome and includes:
- the trmB gene encoding tRNA (guanosine(46)-N7)-methyltransferase TrmB, whose translation is MTESNDTPLQTEEGDERQHRRIKSFVMRAGRMTEGQQRGLDQGAPLYVLPLADAPVDYDQVFGRSAPRSLEIGFGMGHSLLEMAAAAPDQDFIGVEVHRPGVGALLNGVLTQGLTNLRVYDCDAIEVLNRCIADNSLDRLMLFFPDPWHKSRHHKRRIVQASFAELVRSKLKVGGILHMATDWEPYAEYMLEVMNVAPGYRNLAEDGKCVPRPAERPITKFERRGERLGHGVWDLKFEKIS
- the ftsX gene encoding permease-like cell division protein FtsX, whose translation is MSATRSPKVSERVAPKAADPQPPKKKKHDDDDGPDFSTLLRSWIESHRASLLDSLRRLGKQPIGSFFTCMVMAVALSLPMGLSLLINNVERLGGSWQRAAQISLYLQLDATPAQGEALREQIKGMPGVADAEYVGRDQALEEFQQQSGLGEALRELPENPLPGVVLVTPKEVDKPTLEALRQKLSELPKVQQAQLDLVWVERLAAILKLGDRFVFGLTVLLVSALLLVIGNTIRLHIENRRTEIEVIKLVGGTDSYVRRPFLYMGALYGFGAGVLSWGVLAFGLNWLNDAVVGLAGLYGSDFALAGVPVADGLSLLLGAVLLGYIGAWIAVARHLRELAPK
- the mtgA gene encoding monofunctional biosynthetic peptidoglycan transglycosylase, coding for MLRSLLRRLTKALLWFAGGSVLLVLLFRFVPPPGTALMVERKIESWVDGEPIDLQRTWKPWDEISDDLKVAVMAGEDQKFPEHWGFDFGAIQAALAHNELGGSIRGASTLSQQVSKNLFLWSGRSYLRKGLEAWFTALIEVFWPKQRILEVYLNSVEWDDGVFGAEAAARHHFGVSAKSLSRQQASYLAAVLPNPRVWSASHPTAYVSRRAGWIRQQMSQLGGTSYLLGLNDSRRAPWAE
- the rpoH gene encoding RNA polymerase sigma factor RpoH; translated protein: MTNSLQPAYALVPGANLEAYVHTVNSIPLLTPEQERELAESLYYEQDLGAARQMVLAHLRFVVHIARSYSGYGLAQADLIQEGNVGLMKAVKRFNPEMGVRLVSFAVHWIKAEIHEFILRNWRIVKVATTKAQRKLFFNLRSQKKRLAWLNNEEVHRVAESLGVEPREVREMESRLTGHDMAFDPAAEADDDSAFQSPANYLEDHRYDPARQLEDADWSDNSNHNLHEALEVLDERSRDILYQRWLAEEKATLHDLAQKYNVSAERIRQLEKSAMNKLKLSIAA
- a CDS encoding DUF423 domain-containing protein, whose protein sequence is MLRGFLMLAAFFGFTGVGLGAFAAHGLKSRLTPEYLAIFHTGVTYQLVHTLALFGVALLATQIQGRLVTWAGISFAVGILLFSGSLYVLTTTGISKLGIITPFGGLAFLLGWLCLGLAAWRLQ
- the thiS gene encoding sulfur carrier protein ThiS: MRIQLNGESLELPDGETVAALITRLELTGRRVAVELNLDIVPRSQHADTVLNDGDNVEVVHAIGGG
- the ftsE gene encoding cell division ATP-binding protein FtsE; protein product: MIRFEQVGKRYPNGHVGLHELSFRVRRGEFLFVTGHSGAGKSTLLRLLLAMERPTSGKLLLAGQDLSTISNAQIPFLRRQIGVVFQNHQLLFDRTVFNNVALPLQILGLSKAEIAKRVDSALERVALSDKTDLYPGDLSTGQQQRVGIARAIVHRPALLLADEPTGNLDPRLAAEIMGVFEDINRLGTSVLIASHDLALIARMRHRMLTLQRGRLIGDGEAGV
- a CDS encoding thiazole synthase, whose protein sequence is MSIVRSDKPFVLAGRTYQSRLLVGTGKYRDMEETRQAIEASGAEIVTFAVRRTNLGQIEGEPNLLDVLSPDRYTFLPNTAGCYDAIEAVRTCRLARELLDGHNLVKLEVLADQKTLFPNVIETLKAAETLVKEGFDVMVYTSDDPIIARQLAEIGCIAVMPLAGLIGSGLGICNPYNLQIILEEAKIPVLVDAGVGTASDATIAMELGCDAVLMNSAIAHAQQPVMMAQAMQHAIVAGRLAYLAGRMPKKLYASASSPLDGLIK